Proteins from a single region of Arctopsyche grandis isolate Sample6627 chromosome 1, ASM5162203v2, whole genome shotgun sequence:
- the LOC143914514 gene encoding zonadhesin-like: MANIMYRLVGLLFATWLVEATVVPTTTKNFAYPTKAPPGAPKCGLNEVFSECGANGCQNTCQNPKLSMVCKAICTPGCVCAEGYIRNSKGACVLIKNCDCTGLNEIFSECDNHGCRNTCKEPDLLARCSYVAGCYPGCICKPGFLKDESGICVPQSKCYTCKANEIFKDCGSFACESTCEIPNKQQICDPLPNTCDPGCFCTQGYVRNEIGECVLPKNCPKKCTGLNEVFSQCENNICQNSCQNPQKSLTCKGSCTPGCVCAEGYLRNSKGVCVLIKDCDCKKDNEIFKECGPACVNTCEEPDLLTRIACAAVCVPGCFCKPTFLKNNNGDCIPQSKCYKCTGPNEMFSECGNNSCQKNCDTYDRKDIACRPSCNPGCICKDGYIRNQQGVCVTPDQCENRKCKGKNEFFSTCVSPCGERCSNLGQDIVCNFLVCNAGCDCKPGFFRNSKNECVPPAECDCNPNEELDMCYNKCPPRTCDAIGKMFKCAAPDPNNCKPACKCKFNYRRNSDGVCVPIEKCPPLTCTGDNEIYKACPPSCLDESCRSLYDPLMCTLEVRECAPACVCKDGYLRNAEGKCILKTQCPEYCSDPNAIFEQCGNVCPVTCKNKDIPNRVCPKICKVGGGCICKPGFVENYKGVCIPPEKCPKCGPNEVFACGSACDTTCATLGEKCPIVNIQCTEKCYCVDGYARNAQNVCVPIKECPPKMSCGKNQKYNACPPNCPPEETCESYLSGIAFACAPNGAETRVCTPRCECLPGFVRKSPNGDCIKPDRCCSDPNEEVVSCPNPCPGGTCEAPAFANCKAPCKIRGCQCKNGYVKDKTGKCILLSQCRPTCGPYEIYVDDSPYVQETCATLGKPVVKGSKPGCICVDGYVRDVINGKCIKKTACKPYRK, from the exons ATGGCCAACATCATGTATCGTCTTGTGGGTCTGCTCTTTGCCACGTGGCTTGTCGAAGCTACTGTGGTTCCTACTACTACTAAAAATtttgcttatcctaccaaagcacCACCTGGTGCACCAA AATGCGGATTGAACGAAGTATTTTCCGAATGTGGAGCAAATGGCTGCCAAAACACATGTCAGAATCCAAAACTTTCCATGGTTTGTAAAGCAATTTGCACACCTGGTTGCGTTTGTGCCGAAGGATATATCAGAAATTCAAAAGGAGCTTGCGTCTTGATTAAAAATTGCG ATTGCACTGGACTCAATGAAATTTTTAGCGAATGCGATAACCATGGTTGTCGAAACACTTGCAAGGAACCTGACCTTTTAGCTAGATGCAGTTACGTGGCTGGTTGCTATCCTGGATGCATTTGCAAACCAGGATTCTTGAAGGACGAGAGTGGAATTTGCGTACCACAAAGCAAATGCT ATACTTGCAAGgcaaatgaaatattcaaagaCTGTGGAAGTTTTGCTTGTGAAAGTACGTGTGAAATTCCAAACAAACAGCAAATATGCGATCCATTACCAAATACATGCGATCCAGGATGTTTCTGCACCCAAGGCTACGTGAGGAACGAAATCGGTGAATGTGTCTTACCCAAGAATTGCC CAAAAAAATGCACCGGATTGAATGAAGTATTTTCACAGTGCGAAAACAACATTTGCCAAAATTCATGTCAGAATCCACAAAAATCGTTGACTTGCAAAGGATCGTGTACACCAGGTTGTGTATGCGCCGAAGGGTATCTTAGGAACTCGAAAGGAGTTTGCGTTTTGATTAAAGATTGCG ATTGCAAAAAGGACAACGAAATTTTCAAAGAATGTGGTCCTGCGTGTGTTAACACTTGCGAAGAACCAGATCTTCTGACAAGAATTGCATGTGCGGCTGTTTGCGTTCCAGGTTGCTTCTGCAAACCAACTTTCTTGAAGAATAATAACGGCGATTGTATACCACAAAGCAAATGCt ataaatgcACAGGACCCAACGAAATGTTCTCCGAGTGCGGAAATAATTCGTGCCAGAAAAATTGTGATACATATGACCGGAAAGACATTGCTTGTAGGCCGAGCTGTAATCCAGGTTGTATCTGTAAAGATGGTTACATAAGGAATCAACAAGGAGTTTGTGTAACTCCAGATCAATGCG AAAACAGAAAATGTAAAGGAAAGAACGAATTTTTCTCCACTTGTGTGTCACCTTGCGGTGAAAGATGTTCCAATTTGGGACAAGATATAGTATGCAATTTCCTCGTATGTAATGCAGGCTGCGATTGTAAACCAGGATTCTTCAGAAACTCCAAGAACGAGTGTGTTCCACCTGCAGAATGCG ATTGTAATCCAAATGAAGAGTTAGATATGTGTTATAACAAATGTCCTCCACGCACTTGTGATGCAATCGGAAAGATGTTCAAGTGTGCAGCACCCGATCCAAACAACTGTAAACCAGCTTGCAAATGTAAATTCAACTATCGCAGAAATTCAGATGGTGTTTGTGTACCAATTGAAAAGTGTC ctCCTCTAACTTGCACTGGCGATAATGAAATTTACAAGGCTTGTCCACCATCATGTTTGGATGAAAGCTGTAGGAGTTTGTATGATCCACTAATGTGCACTCTCGAAGTTAGAGAATGTGCGCCTGCATGTGTATGCAAGGATGGTTATCTTCGAAACGCTGAAGGAAAGTGCATTCTTAAAACTCAATGCC CCGAATATTGCTCCGATCCAAACGCTATATTTGAACAGTGCGGAAATGTTTGCCCCGTAACTTGCAAGAACAAAGACATTCCAAATAGAGTTTGTCCTAAAATATGTAAGGTCGGTGGTGGTTGCATATGCAAACCAGGATTCGTGGAAAATTATAAAGGAGTGTGCATTCCACCGGAAAAATGCC caaAATGTGGACCAAATGAAGTATTTGCTTGTGGATCTGCTTGCGACACCACTTGTGCAACTTTGGGTGAAAAGTGTCCCATAGTCAACATCCAATGCACCGAGAAATGCTATTGTGTTGATGGATATGCAAGAAATGCTCAAAATGTTTGCGTTCCAATTAAAGAATGTCCTC CAAAAATGAGTTGCGGAAAGAATCAAAAGTATAATGCGTGCCCTCCAAACTGTCCACCGGAGGAAACATGCGAGTCTTATTTATCTGGAATAGCATTTGCTTGTGCACCAAACGGTGCAGAAACTAGAGTTTGTACTCCTAGATGCGAATGTTTACCAGGTTTCGTCAGAAAGAGTCCAAATGGCGATTGTATCAAACCAGATCGAT GTTGCAGTGATCCAAACGAAGAAGTAGTTAGCTGTCCAAATCCATGTCCAGGAGGAACTTGCGAAGCTCCTGCGTTTGCGAATTGTAAAGCTCCTTGCAAAATCAGAGGTTGTCAATGCAAAAATGGATACGTGAAGGACAAGACCGGAAAGTGTATACTTCTTTCGCAATGTC